One Desulfatiglans sp. DNA segment encodes these proteins:
- a CDS encoding response regulator, which yields MSTDKKNTILVVDDDTAHRTMLKTLLSGWGYLIEEADDGSTAIAKVEERAYDLILMDIRMIKVSGIEALKEIKIINPAIPIIIMTAYSSVETAVDALKNGAYDYLIKPLDFDELRISLIRAMDHTGLREENRLLKESMVSHFD from the coding sequence TTGTGGATGATGACACAGCACACCGCACCATGCTTAAGACATTGCTTTCAGGATGGGGATATCTTATTGAGGAGGCGGATGACGGCTCAACTGCAATTGCCAAGGTAGAGGAGAGGGCATATGACCTGATACTCATGGATATCCGCATGATAAAGGTCTCAGGCATTGAGGCATTAAAGGAGATAAAGATCATCAACCCCGCCATCCCCATAATCATCATGACCGCCTATTCATCTGTTGAAACAGCGGTTGATGCCCTTAAAAACGGGGCATATGACTACCTGATCAAACCCCTGGATTTTGACGAACTCAGGATTTCACTCATAAGGGCAATGGATCATACAGGTTTAAGGGAGGAAAACCGCCTGCTCAAGGAGAGTATGGTAAGCCATTTTGACAG